The following DNA comes from Cheilinus undulatus linkage group 4, ASM1832078v1, whole genome shotgun sequence.
actattttgccagtttatatcaatttttctccccatttcaccagatttccacccatttttgccaatttaaagcctctTCAGCCACTattaattcccttttaccactatttatgcacatttttgccttttttggttactttttgctattcttgtattatttttgcgacttgtaacctatttctgctacttttaagatctaatttcaccacttttccaccactttttgccattattaacccatttttttcaatttttaacccattttaattttttttatttacacaatagatttacatttttttaagaaggctatttactacacaaatggtttaaaaaagagatttgtatCATTGATAAGAgcagttattttttcaggttaaatataaaatatggatatttcagcttaactttacaatacaCCATGATTTTGCTGCTCCCTGTTTGTCTGGGctccagaaagttctcccatttatcccccctaatggatgaccttgtctccacatgactgttcatgaatgttcatggctgttcaaccacctccaggtccagtgggggtccccggtctctggcacctttattctggggtcatgggttgaaaaggttgagaacccctgtattaagggaaaaaaatccatccaaaccttcCTGTCCCGATCTGGAAAAGTCATTCCCTCTAACCCTAGTAACTGGTTGAATCAAacgtttgtgataactgtcagtgagtctttctcatcactgtggaggaatgttgtctcattcttctCTACAGaagtgttttaattcagcctcattggagggttttccaacataaatggcctgtttaaggtcacgccacagcatctcagtcagatctaagtccagactttgactagaccacccCAGAACCTTCAGTTAgtctttagtccattcagaggtggacttgctggtgtgtttgggatcatggtcctgctccataacccaagaaTTCATGGTTTTTTTGGTCCAGGttctggtccagaccatcacactatgaccaccatgtttgactgttggtctgatgttcttctgaaTGAACAGgaagttcctcttctgtctggtcagtcctcagaatatttcccagaagtctttgggatcatcaggatgtttttagtcaaatgtgagacgagtctttgtgttctttttgtcagcagtggttttggtcctggaactctcccatgatgccgttgttgcccagtctctttctgattgttgagtcatgaactctgaccttaactgagtcagtgaggcctgcaggtctttagatgtggttctgggttctgcTGGGACAGTGTTaactttggcagctattttcaattttagtagATGGTTAAGGATTTCCTTTGCTggtagatgaaatgtcttttagttttagtcgacaaaaactcaaaaacattttagtctagttttagtccatgaaagtcctcacattttagtctttacttttagtccaggcatttattctcttccctaaatctggtaccaaatcatggtagtgtgttctctgctaaaccttgggtccctgctttctacagctgagaggcagaatagatacagatgctttgtttttgacacatttacccacagtggagaaatatcacagatttagaatgtctgacaaaaactacattacattttagtctagttttagtcatcttgatgaaaactaaacttagtttttgtcaattttagtcatcacagatctatttttgttagttttagtctagttttagtcatggaaaaaaggctgtcaacgaacatttttagtcatagttttagtcgatggaGTTAACACTGTTCTGGGAcgtcctggatgagttgtccatgttctcttggagtcatgttggtaggctggccactcctgggaaggctcACCACTGTTCCTAGTTTTCCCCTGTTgtagataatggctctcagcatggttgtctggagtcctaaagccttagaaatgtctctgtacccctttcagactgatagatgttaGTGACTTTGTTCATTGAgtttctttagatggttccatgatgaTTCACTGTCGgacaggttctagttaaggggtttctggatccagcaggtctggcattaatcaggtctgggtgtggagagtcaaactgaactcagctttataaaaaacatggtttatcagagttaattcatgatttaaacaGAGGGGGgttgactttttcacataggggcaggtaggtttggatggttttttcccctttaataaatgaaatcatcgtttaaaactgacttttgtatttactcaggttatctctgtCTAACGTTAAGATTAgttttaatgatctgaaaccttaacattaaaaaagggACCAGGAAACGCTGTATGATGTGATCCATGCTTTAAAAATGCCGTATTAATCTTTTattcagaaataaaataatcaatttgACTTGTAGAGTTTAATGGATTACAGATGTTAAAGCTGTTATTCATCCTCTTCAGCCTCTTCTTCTTGAGAAAATGTTACTGTATTGATAACAGGAAGGGTTGGAGTGTGAACAACATCTTTAAGAGAGGAAATCGACTTTTTAAGCCCAGATTCTCACCGCCACTCTGAGGATTCATGAAGTCGGCGACGTTGAACAGAAACCTTGTTAAAGCACAGATTACAttatgttttttctctctctattGCAGTTTAAAGCTCTCGTATTATCCGTTTATGTGACTCTGAGTTAATGTGGTCTGAGGAGGGAAGCTGCAGCCTTGTTCCAGAAGCCCGGTTCAATTTCTGTAAGTCCTCGAGAGATGGGACGAGGCGAATCAAGGCGGCACGTTGACCTCGTTTCAGAGTCCAGATCATTCTGTTGCTCATGCATAATGAAGAAGACCAACGATTAGCCGAGAATACAACACGGCAAAGTTCCCTGCAGCTTTTGTTATCGCTCCTGCATGCAGACTTTTGATGGAGACAGGGTTTCAAAGAGTCCATGAAGAAGTGTTTTAGTTAGAGCAGGAGTTATTTTAATATCCTGACTGACATTTCTTTTCATCATGTaagaaaaaacatcttctgGTATGAATGTGAGAGACGCAGGGGACCACAGCTCTGCTCTGTTCTCTTACATAAAGGCTCTTTGATTTCCTTTGTTGTTTCCATGAGATTTCTAAATCTGGAGTCtgtgtttcatttcacttttctctctttttcaggGAAATGAAGCCAGTTATGCCCTGGACATGTGCTCGCACTGTAAGTATCCATCAATTTCACGttgaaaacaaagacacagtGTTAATGACTGAAGTTAGAAACAATCACTGCTTTCTAGGGCTGTAATCAACCAAAGAGAAACATGGCCGACTGAAATTACACCCACGCACCGACCAATTGATTGGTCCTTGGggtaaaaacaaattaaagccTTACATGTTATATATCAACTTTTCAGTGACGGTGTTTTTACTGCAGTCTGGACAATGTTGGACTTAGGAGGAGAGGCAGGGCTGAGCCCTGATATTTAAAAGAACACAGCTAAAGTGCCATCGTGGCTGCCTCTACAGTAGATACACGTGTTTAAGAGTTGGGTAAGGTGGCCTAATAGTGGGCAAAATTTCCCAAACTTtcctctagagcaggggttctcaaccttttcagcccatgacccccaaaataaaggttccagtgaccagggacccccactgtacctggaggtggttaaacacagtcctgaacattcaagaatagtcatgtggagacaaggccgtccatgagcagggaaaaatgggagagcttttcagggcccagccaaactgggggccagcaaaatcatggtccaccgTGAAGtaaagctgtggtattttatattcaacctgaaaaataaccactctcatcaaagaaacacattttaattcatttttgttgcaagtagccctcttaaaatgtaaaaccttTCTTAACAGAAttgaaatatgtttaaaacagctaaaatgggttaataatggcaaaaaatggtgggaaagatGGAGAAATCAGATTggaaaagtagcagaaatgggttagaaatgccaaaaatgacataaaagtgacaaaaaaaataaccaaaaatgggcaaaaatgggcatactAATGTTAAAGGGCactcaaaagtggctgaaattgcattaaagaggcaaaaataggtggaaatttggtgaaatgggatgaaaattgatattaactggcaagaaagggttaacGGAGGCAGAAATAgacagaaactggcaaaaatgggtgtatcaaatgaagtggtgaaaggggttaGTAGTTGCACCAATATGTTAACAGAGCCAACGATAGGCAGAGAGTGGtgagatttggtttagaagtggcaaaaacaggcagaaaaaggtggtggaaaggctttaaaatcgaagaaaataaaaataaaaatgggtttaagttaggtaatttggtgtaaagtggaaacACTGTAATTCAAAAGTGTTGGTagcttttttaaggcatctggagaccccctctcagtgggGTCCctaccccaacgttgagaacccctgctctagggtACTCTTTAGGTGGGAATAATCTGAGAGAGTGCCTCTAAGCTGCCCTTTAGCCAACAAAATCTTCTGTTGTACTAGCATGGTGCCATAGGTATAATacataaaaaaagcatttattctTAACCAGGATGTCCGACTATTTCTCTATAATTATATGACAGCTTTAACTCTGTGTGTGCTGGTGCCCCTCAGcatacagcaggtgccctttagcctatttttgcccctagccctcaaacatcctgagtctaCCTCTGTCCTGTGGTGGTTTTGTGTTTGAGCATTTTCAACTTCACTCAACTTCAGGAGAAAGTAAACATTGATGAGGATTCTCAGCTCAGTCCCTGAATTTATCCCTGGGTTTAAAACAAACGTTTTAAGAAAGACGCTGTTGaagtttatttacatttgattCACATGTGTCCGTGCCCTTTCACTGAGTTTGAGTTTCTGATGAGTGTTTGTAACCGTTCCAATCAGGTAAAAGCTGATGGGGGAGGCGGAGGAAGTTCAtgagaaaatctagattttcattttttaaaatctagattttcttcaaatatgattgattaataaattCAGGCCAACAGACACGCTTTTATTCTTTCACAAACAAAAAGCTCCAAAACATCgagtggtaaatctgtcaacagCTGCACACTTGTTTTACAAATACAAAGCCAATATATTAAAGCTAGTTTtatacacagaaacaaaacattatAGATCCAACCACACATGATCTGTTCATAGTTTTTGGGTGCTTCACAGTTGTCGACAGTTGTTGTCATAGACACAGGAACCCTGACTCCGTGCTTGTTCGAGATCATCAGGGAAATATTGAGGCGCGTTCACGCTCTCTGAGGAGCGTGGTGGTTGGCCTGTGATGGCTGTGAACATCACCACATGCTGCACCTTGGCTCTGAGGGTCTCTGAGGCCGCTCTGACCCAGACTCCCCACACTAGGAGGCTAAAAATGCCTCATCGCTCTGCAAAGGTCAGCGTCAGGGCTGCTGGGAAAACCTCGTGTATTTTTAGTCAAAGCAATATCCCATTTTTAATTAGCTGGTCGCCTCGCTCTCACAGCCCCCTCCCCCACCTCTAGAGAGGAGAGCTCACTGCTTAATAAGAAAATAATGACAGTAAATTATAGACTTCATATCTTAGAAGCACTCCCTCAGGATGATGGAGGTGTGAGCTGAACCTGGGTGTCAGAGCTGTGTCAACTCTGCTGAGTGGGTGGGAGTCCTAACGAGCCGCTAATAAAAGGTTTAATTAGAGAGCAGAGCAGCGGTAGGGCCGGGCAGCACCGACCAAAAATCATGTTTGTATCTTTACATGAATGCCAACACAGCAATTCAATATTTCTTAATAACAGAAATATCAAATGGTTGTCCCAATTCAAGATTTATAAACTctgatttaattttagttaaagCCAAGTTtgatagcatgaaaacaaacGTCCTAGACACACAATGTCGACTTATTTCTCCTTTTAATcaccaaaaactgcagaaaaactccttaacactttgtaaaatgtacaaaaaacacTTGACAGCATTTGTGTTTGTTGAGGTTGAAAGTTTTTTCTCTACTCTTAAATACTGTGtgcttcaaaatgatcaaatctttattattttttttaacaatctttGGGATCAAAAATTCTAGGGGTGTTAGAAAATACCAATACACTGATATATCACGATATTTCACGGTGCAatactgtatcgatattttgaaatgtagtatcgatatttttaaagtaataatttactttgttggtgcggtagtttacggtgtaatttcaccccctgaccactagttggcggcaggcacTTCTGCTTAGACAATGAGATCATGCAGGACTTCCAGTCTGAGCGAGCTGTTTGCTCACGTCTACACagcagtgcagcttctgctgcatttatAGCGGATATGTGGACTTACTTTGGCTTAAATACAGTACGAACTTCTACAGGAGTCAAGTCATTTGTAAGATATGTCACaccagagtgaaatatttagataaacAACGAACCTGAGCATTGTAGCGATAGCTTAgcggctaacagctaacatgaaAGAAGCCTGCTGCTGATGTTTACGCATGTCACCATAATTAACAAGTCAGTACTTTGTTTCTGTAAGGACCTGTGCCATtgtagtgtcgttaagaatAACGACTTCTGTAATACGATAAAAAAACACTGTCCCGGGgtgcaggtggccgagtggttaaggcgtgcgccccatgtacgcggacggcccaggttcgaatccggcctgaggccctttaccgcatgtctctcccccgctctcatccctgtttccgactctatccactatcaccctctatcaaataaaggcacaaaaatgcccaaaataaaccttaaaaaaaaaaaaaaagacactgtcCCGTCACAGCATGCCCTCCTcacaacacagtccatcagtccttaaccctctggtaccctctgtgccaaaaatgcacactcagttgatatttcttttaaaaactttgtcctctttcacaGTTAATATaatcatgtattgtattttttgttcatttttgcacaattttcaaaattctgtcccagccacaacaatcagcccaacataaataaagtaattaaaccttttttatagCGTTAATATCCCTGGTGTGTAAAAgtccccattgaaacccattcagaCCCCTTCTTTTGATCCATACGCCATTaaggcatgaatcatgcattttctggtttcAGGGCCTAATTTGAGAGttggggctttacatttgcacctggagcatttttttaccctgttacgtcacttttaccatatatggACAAGGGCAGgaaatgcatgtttttccacCAGATTTTGGTGTTATACTGCCCTCTGCTCCCcttctcactaactctctgaggGTTTGTTGAAGTGCAGATCactgtgtgagtctgtgagtgtgtctctGCAATAATCAAAGAATTAGTTATCtaattttcatgtagtaacctgcaaaaaaatcatttttggtgtattttgcatctaaaaatgcagtgacatcatcaatgaaacatggcaattaaagggtggaaaaaattaaaatgaatgagtatttgacatttatgattaagggtgaccttaaatgagaaaaatataattcaataacagtaaaacaattttgaaatgtatgataCTTATAACATGATGTAAAggtgtgcattttttgtgcagaGGGGTGAAAAACatgagtattttagaataactgacctcacaaaaaactaataatgcattttaactgatgttgctactaatcaatgacatatgTCAGGCTGCAGTCATCCATAAATAAGTTTTTCACTTTCAGTGTAGTATcttcataaaaatcaatttgtgtttgttttatcaaagaatgttgtttgtttacatttcaaacatggcaattaaagagttaaaagatatgacaattattgagtatttggtatttttgtaaATGGCACAAGTtcatgaaacaaggaaaaaaaaacactaataaaacttttttatttacagtgatAACCCCTGTGCATTTATGCacactaggaggaaaatgaggcagtaatttGTTGGGATACCAGAGGGTTATAGCTGACATGAGGATCAGTCTTCCTCCACAAGAACCTTGTCTTTAAGACATACAAGCTGATGtaccatgaaatataaaagatttgaggacatttactctatatagacgtagaagaagacgaaactggaaatccagctccttccgctggtcttttcttccacataatgaaaaaacactgaattcatGCTGTTTTGGAGTTCCTGCCCTCGCACTGGGGCGTTACGAGCAGCCAGTgaggcggtgagctgtccagcatgtcgttctttacacgagatgaataaatcagcaccgactatgacgtgttgctatggttacACAGCTGAGCGAGGTAGCAACATgtttttgagtgtattaaatcacatattcttgtatcattacgctttatgccacttcctgcctttggttcatgagttggtccactttgctttcacCAGAGTGTGTTTGGaagcggaccagagtccgcttgtttggtccgcagcAGAGTtagtgtgagctttcacaccactcccaacgaaccggactatccgggaaaacggaccagagttcgaTTAAAGGTGTTAATGCGCCACATTTCTGTGTCTTCCCTGTACTTTTCCCCCAGTATGACGTTCCCAAAAGACCTCCAAAGAGAGGCGACCAggattaaatgattaaatgcctgaaccacctcagctggaTCCTTTGATGCAAAGGTTCCTGGTTCCCTacagatgtctgaactccttacCCTATCTCCAAGGCTCAGCTGAAACACACTCCAGAGGAAATTCACTGTGGCTGCTTGTATttgtgatctcattcttttggttaTTACCCAGAATTCATGACCATTGGTGAGGTTGGGGTGTAGATTAACCtctaaatttaacattttgccATCCAGGTAAGCTCCCTCTTCACTAACACAGCCTGGCATAACACCGTAATACTGACACTGCACCGATCTGCCTGTCTACCTTTTACCTTCACCTGTGAGACCCTGGGATACTTGGAGGGAACAATCCACACCATCAAAGTTATCCGTTTGGCCAGTCTAGTCTCTGTTTTTGACAGGAGAGATGATCAGAGGTGCAGAGTTTGTACTTTCGTCATTAACACAGGGACAGAAGTAAGGGAAGAGTTTCTCATTGAAGGAGCAGTCAATGAAGGAGTAGATCAGAGCTGGAGCATCTACATCATAAAAGGAGACCAGACCCTCCTCATAATCCACAAACACCCCCACCTTCTCAGGACGAGTCTTCAGAGGGAGGGTAACTCGGTCGCCATCAAGAGCTTCATACTCCTTTCCACTTCTCAGCCAGATGGTCCAGTAACCCTCCTCAGGACTGAGTGAGATCGGTCCTTTCCTGTTGATGGACTCTCTGGCTACTCCTAAATCCCATTCAGTCTTTCCTTCAACCTTAACCTCGTAGTAAAATCTGCCTGAAGAGAAACTCTGCTTTCCTAAAACACAAGTACAGTCAGAGAATCTCTCTGGGTTGTTTGGGAGATTCTCCCTCACATCACCGTGGTGGACCTGTTTCCCATCTTCAGACAGGATGAGTTGAGGATGTGCCGAATCAGGATCCAGAGTCACATTCACCTCATACTGCTGGACTCTCTCCAGCTCAGCTTGAACCAGCTCCTTTATCGTTTTACTGAGAGTCTTCTCCAGAGGAGCTAAAGCTCTCACAAGGCTCAGCTTGTATAAAGGTGGGAAGACTGTGATGTCCCTCTTTTTCTTTGTAAGTGCTGTATGTTGGATGTTAGATGAAGTGTTGTTGATGTTCAGGGAATGGACTCCCTGGATCAGATGGAGGTGGTCTTTGGAGCGTGAGAGCTGCTCCACCTCAGCACTTGTCTTCATCAGCTGACAGATTTCCTGCTCCAGCTCTTGGATGAAAGCCTGGGCCTGTTTCTCTGTAGTCTTGTGTTTGTTCTGGATGGTGTTGATGAGCTGGGCCTGGCCTCTCTCAGCAGACTCCTTGAGAGCGGTGAAGACTCGAACACCTTCTGTGATCTCCCTGTCTGCATCCTCCTTACTGAGGTGGACCGAGTCTTTGATCTCCTGAATCTTCAGGCGTCTTTTCTGGATCATCTGCTGGATTTcagcctctttctcctccagcTCTGCCTTCTTTCCTTCATATTCCTCCTTCAGGGGAACAAACTTGTGCGTCAGGTGGTCTAAAACGGAGCAGAGCACGCAGATGCAGGTCTGATCGGTCTGACAGAACAGCTCCAGAGGTTTATCGTGCTTTGAACACATCCTGTCCTCCAGGTTCTCCACGGGGTGGATCAGCTGGTGTCTTTTCAGCCGTGGAGCTGTCAGGTGAGGCTCCAGGTGAGTCTGACAGTAGGAGACCAGGCAGTCCAAGCAGGACTTGAGGGCTGTTAGTTTGGTTCCAGCGCAGGCGTCACAGAGGACTTCTCCTGGTTTGGACTCTGGTTGCTCTGAGCTGCTAGCCTCCAGTTGAGCTGACCGTCTGAGTTGTTCAACCATCCCAGAGAGCAACGTGTTGACGCACAGCTCTGATCTTGTGGTAAAAACCTCCTTACACAGTGGACACAGGTACTGGTCTTTGGTGTTCCAGTGTTGAGTGATGCAGTTTTTGCAGAAGTTGTGTCCACATGGTACGGTGACAGGATCAGTGAAGACATCCAGACAGATGGAGCACAGGAACTGATCCTCAGCTGGGAGATAGTATGCTGCAGCCATGCCTACACATCAGGGATGACAGAGGAAAAGTTAAGAAGTTCATTCATAATTAAACTATTGAGAACAAAAGCAGGCAAAGGCTTGTTGGTTGTTAttgatttctgatttttacATATAAAGCCAAGAGGTGATGTCCCCTTAGTCTGACCGTCTGCATCAACAATCAGTAACGTCCATGAGTACCCAAGTACCTGAGTACTTGTAGCCCTCCCTGGCTGAAATACTttcaaacatcatttttttctaaccCAAAGAAACTCAACACCATTAGCAACTTCTTGCATTGGTTTTTTGCCATATTGAGCTCTGCAGGTTGAAATGGATTGAAGTTAAATTGAGGTTCCCTCCAGAAAATGAGAAATTTAAACACAGAGTAGATCCAGTGTATGTACCTTGGTAGATCTACCTTCGAATTTCAGAAAATGCCTTAAGAGAGTCATGAACAGGGCTGGAAACTACGCCATTTACTCCCTAACACTGTCACCATCAGCCATCATTCAGTCTCTGCTGCTTCTTTGATGTGACTA
Coding sequences within:
- the LOC121508104 gene encoding E3 ubiquitin-protein ligase TRIM21-like, whose amino-acid sequence is MAAAYYLPAEDQFLCSICLDVFTDPVTVPCGHNFCKNCITQHWNTKDQYLCPLCKEVFTTRSELCVNTLLSGMVEQLRRSAQLEASSSEQPESKPGEVLCDACAGTKLTALKSCLDCLVSYCQTHLEPHLTAPRLKRHQLIHPVENLEDRMCSKHDKPLELFCQTDQTCICVLCSVLDHLTHKFVPLKEEYEGKKAELEEKEAEIQQMIQKRRLKIQEIKDSVHLSKEDADREITEGVRVFTALKESAERGQAQLINTIQNKHKTTEKQAQAFIQELEQEICQLMKTSAEVEQLSRSKDHLHLIQGVHSLNINNTSSNIQHTALTKKKRDITVFPPLYKLSLVRALAPLEKTLSKTIKELVQAELERVQQYEVNVTLDPDSAHPQLILSEDGKQVHHGDVRENLPNNPERFSDCTCVLGKQSFSSGRFYYEVKVEGKTEWDLGVARESINRKGPISLSPEEGYWTIWLRSGKEYEALDGDRVTLPLKTRPEKVGVFVDYEEGLVSFYDVDAPALIYSFIDCSFNEKLFPYFCPCVNDESTNSAPLIISPVKNRD